Genomic segment of Synechococcales cyanobacterium T60_A2020_003:
ATTTGACTTTGTTCTCGCTGCTCCTCTAGCACCATCCGTACATCGCGGGCGGCCAGATCGATGGTAGCGGAGTAGGTCTGCTCGGAGCTGGCAACAGCTTCAGGTTTTACGGATGGGGCTTCGCTCAGGGTGGGCGCTGTATCGAAGGCGATCGCCACGGGTAGCGGTTCTGGATGTAGGGGCGAGCGATCGCCCATTAGCAACCCCAAAGGTTCCCGTACACTGGGCGCATCAACGGGAGAAAGTACCACAGGCGACTGGGCGTGGGTGTCGGAATCATCCAAAGATTGGGGCACAAGGGTCATGGCAAGCGTCCCCGACGGTAGTGTGGAGAGGATTGTGAGCGATTAGCAGGGAAGCACTACGGCAGCAGGTATTGGATCACGGCTTGGGCGATCGCCGTTGCACCGTTTCGTTCAAACCGTACATCGGTTTTGGGGGGCTGAACGGGCGATCGCAAAAATGCCCAATCTCCCTGCAATAAATCCGCAGGCTCTATGATCTGATGATAGGCATAATTTTCTAAAGCGGCCAGTAGGACAGCGGCTTCGGGAAAATCTCGGCGCGTAACTGTGCAAACGGGGATCTCTAAGCGGCAGGCTTCGGCAAAGGTGCTATATCCCGGCTTCGAGACGACCCGCCCGCAGACGGGCATGAGATCCACTGGACGATAATCTTTCCCATCAACACATCTCAAATTGGGTAAGGCAGGGGCGTTGGCATCAAGCGTCATAAACTGCCAATCTGGAAACTGCGTGAGTCTTTCGTAGGGAATTTTTTCAATGCCCAGACCACCAAAGGTAAGCAGGATCGTTTGCTCAACGGGCTTAGTAAGATTTAAGCGATCGCGCAGTTCCGCTGCTGAATATTTGGGGTTGCCACCGGTTAGCCCCACGTCGGTGATATTCGGGAACGCCGACATGGGTTCATGGAAGGGAAGGCGAAACAGGCGATCGCACTGCTGAAACAGACTGCCGACCCAATCCGCTATCTCTACAAACTCGCCGCCCCAATCGCGGTAGATATAGTCCCAGCCAAAGTTGCTCATCATCCAGCAGGGCACATCCGCCGCGTGGGCGATCGCCGTTGCCAGAGGCGGAATATCGGCCAGCACAAGGGATACCCGATTTTGCTTCAAAAAGGTGGCTTCTGAGGCGATGGTGGCGGCGGCGT
This window contains:
- a CDS encoding glycosyl transferase; this encodes MPHPILYVAVTNHGFGHATRTASVVAELQRLCPDITVIFTTTAPRWLLDTYLSDSYIHRPRSFDVGVIQQDSLIMDKPATLEKLQHIRQHAAATIASEATFLKQNRVSLVLADIPPLATAIAHAADVPCWMMSNFGWDYIYRDWGGEFVEIADWVGSLFQQCDRLFRLPFHEPMSAFPNITDVGLTGGNPKYSAAELRDRLNLTKPVEQTILLTFGGLGIEKIPYERLTQFPDWQFMTLDANAPALPNLRCVDGKDYRPVDLMPVCGRVVSKPGYSTFAEACRLEIPVCTVTRRDFPEAAVLLAALENYAYHQIIEPADLLQGDWAFLRSPVQPPKTDVRFERNGATAIAQAVIQYLLP